In Phaenicophaeus curvirostris isolate KB17595 chromosome 14, BPBGC_Pcur_1.0, whole genome shotgun sequence, a single genomic region encodes these proteins:
- the CTRL gene encoding chymotrypsin-like protease CTRL-1 has product MESLWAIACLALASTVSGCGVPAFSPSEYSERIINGQDAVPGAWPWQVSLQTRSGTHFCGGSLINENWVVTAAHCEFNPYSHVVVLGQHDRGSKTEAVQVKTVAKAITHPSWNANIFNNDITLLKLSSPAQLGPTVSPVCLPSPNLVLPIHLLCVTTGWGRTNIASQDLAVRLQQVTLPLITLSQCRQHWGQRITSSMLCAGGVGASSCRGDSGGPLVYQNGNVWTLIGIVSWGNSNCDVSVPAIYARVSEFRKWIDNVIA; this is encoded by the exons ATGGAGTCTCTGTGGGCGATCGCCTGTCTGGCCCTTGCCAGCACCGTCTCAG GCTGTGGGGTGCCTGCTTTCAGCCCCTCAGAGTATAGCGAGAGGATCATCAACGGGCAGGATGCGGTGCCTGGCGCGTGGCcctggcaggtgtccctgcag aCCCGCTCAGGAACCCACTTCTGCGGTGGCTCCTTAATCAATGAGAACTGGGTCGTCACAGCTGCCCACTGTGAATTCAA CCCGTACTCCCACGTTGTCGTCCTTGGGCAACACGACCGTGGCTCCAAGACAGAGGCCGTTCAAGTGAAGACTGTGGCCAAG GCCATCACACACCCCAGCTGGAACGCCAACATCTTCAACAACGACATCACCCTGCTGAAGCTCTCCTCGCCAGCCCAGCTGGGACCCACCGTGTCCCCCGTCTGCCTGCCCTCCCCCAACCTGGTGCTGCCCATCCACCTCCTGTGCGTCACCACCGGCTGGGGACGCACCAACATCGCCT CCCAAGACTTGGCGGTGCGCCTGCAGCAGGTAACCCTGCCCTTGATCACCCTGAGCCAGTGCAGGCAGCACTGGGGACAACGGATCACCAGCTCCATGCTCTGCGCCGGAGGGGTCGGTGCCTCCTCCTGCCGG ggtgACTCTGGTGGACCTCTGGTATATCAGAATGGGAACGTCTGGACCTTGATTGGCATTGTCTCCTGGGGAAACAGCAACTGCGACGTCAGCGTGCCTGCCATCTACGCCCGCGTGAGCGAGTTCCGCAAGTGGATTGACAACGTTATTGCTTAG